Proteins from a single region of Primulina tabacum isolate GXHZ01 chromosome 5, ASM2559414v2, whole genome shotgun sequence:
- the LOC142546764 gene encoding UV-stimulated scaffold protein A homolog, with protein MKEETEKAAVSALIERATNSTAADVDPRLLKAIKSSVRSSDPELRCAAQTLLSLMKRDHSQVRYLALLIINELFMRSKLFRTLMVENLDQLLSLSIGFQRNLPLPEPTSVASVLRSKAIELLEKWNVTFGIHYRQLRLGYDYLKNTLRFQFPNLQANAARIQLERKEREMRTKEILLKKFESLKTSISSIKDEIQSTVDEIGECLDILKTEDEHLPFATVDGEEIEEFRNSELRQIRHDSLREGEKIQESSENKIVFDALRELYKVLVTKHLAGVQEWLSVLIRVDVEDNRFRDSTLKKFIDIRNIIRLTKDKCEESGCALPNVANTEEEDIWEDGTLQGFEKGYSVSNHSDGNDCPVASTADDAKGIEFHNKVSDKNTINSCDSGRSESNPARGKLLAEAPVFTWGSFLDNWGSNRDVLANHRGLDLEGHWGRVDCDAVIPAEKIAELNVRASFYKEEPVEIKPCRAPSRNGQLCQRRDLRVCPFHGLIIPRDDEGNPISESSMVEETDPQNQSVEMTPDVDSDKVEQLLKQALLNVRERDREEAKKSQSDKQALKRAKLAEVRAHNEAVLRNAAVASTSRSSHIGGDMELGNGSKSSSRIKKQTLASMLKKKYTAKDRLAQRLLSTGARESTIRQLTEIEDANYREAFPNQW; from the exons ATGAAGGAAGAAACGGAAAAGGCGGCGGTGTCGGCGTTGATTGAGAGGGCCACCAACTCCACGGCGGCGGATGTTGATCCCCGGCTCCTCAAGGCCATAAAATCCTCGGTCCGCTCATCCGATCCCGAGCTCCGATGCGCCGCCCAAACCCTATTATCGCTCATGAAACGTGACCATTCTCAG GTAAGATATCTTGCACTTCTCATAATAAACGAGCTTTTCATGCGGTCCAAACTTTTTAGAACTCTTATGGTCGAGAATCTAGATCAGTTACTCAGCTTGAGTATTGGATTTCAAAGGAATTTGCCACTACCTGAGCCTACTTCCGTTGCATCTGTTCTGCGCTCAAAGGCTATCGAGTTATTAGAAAAGTGGAATGTCACATTTGGCATTCATTACAGACAGCTCAGGTTGGGGTACGACTATCTTAAGAACACCCTCCGATTTCAATTTCCTAACCTGCAAGCCAATGCAGCTCGGATTCAGCTTGAGAGGAAAGAAAGGGAGATGAGAACAAAAGAGATCTTGCTGAAAAAATTTGAATCCTTGAAGACTAGTATTTCTTCCATTAAAGATGAAATACAATCGACAGTTGATGAGATTGGTGAATGTTTAGATATTCTTAAAACGGAGGATGAACATCTGCCATTTGctactgtagatggtgaagaaATCGAAGAGTTTCGTAACTCAGAATTACGGCAGATACGTCATGATTCTTTGAGAGAGGGGGAAAAAATTCAGGAGAGTAgtgaaaataaaattgtttttGATGCCCTGAGAGAACTTTATAAGGTTTTGGTGACTAAGCATCTAGCTGGAGTACAAGAATGGCTCTCTGTTCTAATAAGGGTGGACGTGGAAGATAACAGGTTCAGGGATTCTACTTTGAAGAAGTTTATAGATATTAGAAATATCATTCGATTGACTAAGGATAAATGTGAAGAATCGGGTTGTGCACTTCCTAATGTAGCAAATACCGAAGAAGAAGATATCTGGGAAGATGGTACTTTGCAAGGATTTGAGAAAGGGTACTCTGTTTCTAATCATTCCGATGGCAATGATTGCCCTGTTGCATCGACCGCTGATGATGCAAAGGGCATAGAATTCCATAATAAAGTGTCTGACAAAAATACGATAAATAGTTGTGACAGTGGTCGAAGCGAATCAAACCCTGCCCGAGGTAAACTCTTGGCTGAAGCCCCAGTTTTTACCTGGGGTTCCTTCCTCGATAACTGGGGCTCAAATCGGGATGTTTTGGCTAATCATAGGGGATTGGATCTTGAAGGTCACTGGGGTAGGGTAGACTGTGATGCAGTTATACCAGCAGAGAAAATAGCCGAACTTAATGTACGAGCATCTTTTTATAAAGAAGAACCTGTTGAAATCAAACCATGTCGAGCACCATCACGAAATGGACAACTTTGTCAAAGAAGAGACTTGAGAGTTTGTCCATTTCATGGACTGATCATCCCTAGGGATGATGAAGGAAATCCGATTAGTGAGAGCTCTATGGTAGAAGAGACAGATCCCCAGAATCAGTCAGTAGAAATGACTCCAGATGTGGACAGTGATAAGGTGGAGCAGCTACTAAAGCAAGCTTTGCTGAATGTTAGGGAAAGAGATAGAGAAGAAGCCAAGAAGAGTCAATCAGACAAGCAGGCTTTGAAGAGAGCAAAGCTTGCAGAAGTCCGGGCACACAATGAAGCTGTTCTTCGAAATGCAGCAGTTGCTTCAACTTCTAGATCCTCTCATATTGGAGGAGACATGGAACTTGGGAATGGTTCTAAATCTTCATCTAGAATCAAGAAACAAACACTTGCATCAATGCTGAAAAAGAAATATACTGCTAAAGATAGATTAGCTCAGAGGCTATTAAGCACTGGAGCAAGAGAGAGCACGATAAGACAGCTGACAGAAATAGAGGACGCCAACTATCGGGAGGCTTTTCCTAATCAGTGGTAG
- the LOC142546765 gene encoding dynamin-related protein 5A-like, with protein MENLIQLVNRLQRACTALGDHGEESALPTLWDALPSIAVVGGQSSGKSSVLESVVGKDFLPRGSGIVTRRPLVLQLHRLDEGREYAEFGHLPRKRFTDFAAVRKEIADETDRETGRSKQISSVPIYLSIYSPSVVNLTLIDLPGLTKVAVEGQSDSIVTEIENMVRSYIEKPNCIILAVSPANQDLATSDAIKVSREVDPKGERTFGVLTKIDLMDKGTDAVEILEGRAYKLQFPWIGVVNRSQQDINKNVDMIAARRREREYFAQTPEYKHLAHRMGSEHLGKILSKHLESVIKSRIPGLQSLINKTIIELESELSRLGKPIATDAGGKLYMIMEICRAFDGIFKEHLDGVRPGGDKIYNVFDNQLPAALKRLQFDKHLAMENVRKLITEADGYQPHLIAPEQGYRRLIETALITIKGPAEAAVDAVHGILKELVQKSMSETVELKQYPSLRVEVGSAAVESLDRLKEESKKATLQLVEMECSYLTVDFFRKLPQDVEKGGNPTHSIFDRYNDSYLRRIGSTVLSYVNMVCASLRNSIPKSIVYCQVREAKRSLLDHFFTELGKKEGRQLGTLLDEDPAIMQRRISLAKRLELYRNAQAEIDSVAWSK; from the exons ATGGAGAATCTGATACAATTAGTCAACAGGCTTCAGAGAGCATGCACGGCGCTTGGAGATCACGGGGAGGAGAGCGCGTTACCTACGCTCTGGGACGCTTTACCTTCTATCGCTGTCGTCGGCGGACAG AGTTCTGGGAAGTCCTCAGTACTTGAGAGCGTTGTTGGAAAGGATTTCTTGCCTCGTGGATCCG gaattgttaCTCGACGCCCACTTGTCCTTCAGCTTCATCGGCTGGATGAGGGTAGAGAGTATGCAGAGTTTGGACATCTTCCTAGAAAGAGATTCACTGATTTTG CTGCTGTAAGAAAGGAGATTGCTGATGAGACTGATAGGGAGACAGGGCGTTCCAAACAAATTTCTAGTGTTCCAATTTATCTTAGCATTTATTCCCCCAGTG TTGTGAATTTGACCTTGATCGATCTTCCTGGGCTTACAAAAGTTGCTGTCG AGGGTCAATCGGACAGCATAGTAACAGAAATTGAAAACATGGTGCGATCTTATATTGAGAAG CCCAACTGTATTATATTGGCAGTTTCTCCTGCCAACCAAGATCTTGCCACATCGGATGCAATCAAGGTTTCTCGAGAGGTAGATCCAAAAG GAGAAAGAACATTTGGAGTTTTAACAAAGATTGATCTGATGGATAAGGGTACTGATGCTGTAGAG ATCTTGGAAGGAAGAGCTTACAAGCTGCAATTCCCTTGGATAGGGGTTGTTAATCGCTCTCAACAAGACATCAACAAAAATGTGGACATGATCGCTGCTAGACGTAGAGAGCGGGAGTATTTTGCTCAAACCCCAGAATATAAACATCTTGCTCACAGGATGGGTTCTGAGCATCTTGGGAAAATTCTATCGAAA CATTTGGAATCTGTTATCAAATCTCGAATTCCAGGCCTTCAGTCTCTTATCAACAAAACAATTATTGAGCTTGAATCTGAGTTGAGTCGTCTCGGAAAGCCCATTGCTACTGATGCCGGA GGAAAGTTGTACATGATAATGGAAATCTGCCGTGCATTTGATGGAATATTCAAGGAACATCTAGATGGGGT TCGACCAGGTGGTGATAAAATATACAACGTGTTTGATAACCAGCTACCTGCTGCATTGAAACGCTTGCAATTTGACAAGCATCTAGCGATGGAAAACGTACGGAAACTAATAACCGAAGCTGATGGGTATCAACCTCATCTTATAGCTCCTGAACAGGGGTATCGTCGTCTAATAGAAACTGCGTTGATTACCATCAAAGGTCCTGCTGAGGCAGCTGTTGATGCG GTTCATGGAATACTGAAAGAATTAGTGCAAAAGTCAATGAGCGAGACTGTG GAGCTGAAGCAATACCCCTCTCTCAGAGTTGAGGTTGGGAGTGCTGCTGTTGAATCATTAGACAGATTGAAGGAGGAAAGCAAGAAGGCAACTTTACAGCTAGTGGAAATGGAATGCAGTTACTTAACTGTTGATTTCTTTCGGAAACTTCCTCAAGATGTTGAGAAGGGTGGTAATCCGACTCATTCCATTTTTGATAGATACAATGACTCATATCTTCGACGAATTG GATCAACTGTGTTGTCTTACGTAAATATGGTTTGTGCAAGTCTGAGGAACTCCATTCCCAAGTCTATCGTCTATTGCCAAGTCCGTGAGGCAAAGCGCAGCCTTCTTGATCATTTCTTCACCGAATTAGGCAAGAAAGAG GGGAGACAGTTGGGCACACTGTTGGATGAGGATCCAGCAATTATGCAGAGGCGTATTTCTCTTGCAAAGAGACTCGAGTTATATAGGAACGCTCAAGCAGAGATCGATTCAGTTGCCTGGTCAAAATAG
- the LOC142544807 gene encoding cytochrome b561 and DOMON domain-containing protein At3g61750-like — MDLSSFLPLPNMACKPWNSYVLMYSPSKNNVITIVLSSIYTSGWAGMGFSRDGMMLNASCMIGWITAEGQGKIKQYHVQGFTLSEIKPDEGEVPLTSVPPYVALNGVTIYLSFQLKYNRTLKTQSVLLGFGTKYPHHLHLPIHQDKTTISFDFSSNR; from the exons ATGGATCTCAGTTCATTTCTTCCTCTACCCAATATGGCTTGCAAACCATGGAATTCTTATGTGCTGATG TACTCTCCATCCAAGAATAATGTGATCACTATAGTTTTGTCAAGCATTTACACCAGTGGATGGGCGGGGATGGGCTTTTCAAGGGATGGAATGATGCTCAATGCTAGCTGTATGATTGGATGGATAACAGCAGAAGGGCAAGGAAAAATAAAACAGTATCATGTACAGGGCTTCACCCTCTCAGAAATCAAACCCGATGAAGGCGAAGTGCCGTTGACCAGTGTTCCACCCTACGTCGCACTTAATGGTGTGACAATATACCTATCGTTCCAGTTGAAGTACAACAGAACTCTCAAAACCCAATCTGTTTTGTTGGGTTTCGGCACGAAATATCCTCACCACCTCCACCTTCCGATTCACCAGGACAAGACCACCATATCATTTGATTTCTCATCAAATAG GTGA